From a single Calderihabitans maritimus genomic region:
- a CDS encoding acyl-CoA dehydratase activase codes for MRFAGIDIGSRTIAMVVWERGRLAFSRVVDSGPNPVERAAQLLGDVGKYRRVVATGYGRHAARAAFAHEIITEIKAHALGARAVYPQCRTVLDIGGQDIKVIRLDDNGRVVDFLMNEKCAAGTGKFVEVMAQTLGLDLTQFACMALATSERVTLNSTCAVFAETEVVSLLARGVKAEAVARAVLESVCAKAASMLHRVGLKPALVFTGGVALLSGIADLLGARLRTEVVIPSDPQIVGALGAALYGQIKEAGL; via the coding sequence ATGAGGTTTGCAGGTATAGATATTGGTTCCCGGACTATTGCCATGGTAGTATGGGAAAGAGGACGGCTGGCCTTCTCCCGAGTTGTAGACAGCGGGCCTAATCCTGTGGAACGGGCAGCTCAATTGTTAGGAGACGTGGGTAAATACCGGCGGGTGGTGGCTACCGGCTACGGACGGCATGCAGCCAGAGCTGCCTTTGCCCATGAAATCATTACAGAGATTAAGGCTCACGCCCTAGGAGCTCGCGCTGTGTATCCCCAGTGTCGCACTGTTCTAGATATAGGGGGACAGGACATCAAGGTAATACGCCTTGACGATAACGGTAGAGTAGTGGACTTTTTGATGAACGAGAAGTGCGCTGCAGGTACGGGGAAATTTGTGGAAGTTATGGCGCAAACTCTTGGCTTAGACCTGACACAATTTGCCTGTATGGCCCTCGCTACGTCCGAAAGAGTGACCCTCAACAGCACATGTGCCGTTTTTGCAGAAACGGAGGTGGTCTCCCTCCTAGCTAGGGGGGTTAAAGCAGAAGCTGTAGCCCGGGCCGTATTAGAATCTGTTTGTGCAAAAGCTGCCTCGATGCTTCACCGGGTCGGGCTGAAGCCAGCTCTGGTTTTTACAGGCGGCGTAGCGTTGCTTTCTGGAATAGCCGATTTATTAGGAGCCCGGCTGCGAACGGAAGTTGTTATTCCATCCGACCCGCAAATTGTCGGGGCTCTAGGAGCGGCTTTATATGGTCAAATTAAGGAAGCTGGCTTATAA
- a CDS encoding double-cubane-cluster-containing anaerobic reductase, which translates to MSDYRDLWQSLNMDLERHDLLCAALPSLYEEVYLNQPGRPQGMNYFNAVIAEIHGMRVAELAEHRKQGGKVFGTFCVFVPTEIIRAAGGVAIGLCGGSQFWVPDGEKVLPRTVCPLIKASVGAKISRTCPYFESSDMLVGETTCDDKKKAWEILNEYIPTYVMELPQMKREKDRQAWIEEVGIFKGTVEKITGKKIEREHLREAIRVENAKRKALKRLYSFRKNDPVPISGKDALLVTQIAFYDDPQRFVERTEELCSELEERVTSGYGVFKNGAPRIVIAGSPQAIPNWKLHHLIETSGAVVVCEETCTGTRYFEHLVQEEGETLEELLVNLANRYFQINCACFTPNHERVEDILRLVHEYRADGVIHYNLSFCQPYSIEAARVEKALKAKGIPCLRIETDYSEEDIEQIRTRIEAFLEVVR; encoded by the coding sequence ATGTCAGATTACCGGGATCTATGGCAATCTTTAAATATGGACCTGGAAAGACATGATCTTCTTTGTGCTGCTTTGCCATCTTTGTATGAAGAGGTCTACTTGAACCAGCCGGGGCGTCCGCAGGGGATGAACTATTTTAATGCGGTGATAGCGGAGATTCACGGTATGCGGGTGGCGGAACTGGCCGAACACCGGAAGCAGGGCGGTAAGGTGTTCGGTACTTTCTGCGTTTTTGTTCCTACGGAAATAATCAGGGCCGCCGGAGGTGTAGCCATAGGTTTATGCGGCGGTTCTCAATTTTGGGTACCGGATGGGGAAAAAGTACTGCCGCGTACTGTTTGTCCCTTGATCAAGGCTTCGGTAGGTGCGAAAATCAGCAGGACTTGCCCCTATTTTGAATCTTCCGACATGTTAGTAGGGGAAACAACTTGTGATGATAAAAAGAAGGCGTGGGAAATACTCAACGAGTACATACCTACTTATGTAATGGAACTTCCTCAGATGAAGCGGGAAAAGGACCGGCAGGCATGGATCGAGGAAGTTGGTATCTTCAAAGGCACTGTAGAAAAAATAACTGGGAAGAAGATAGAAAGGGAACACTTACGGGAAGCAATTCGAGTGGAAAATGCCAAGAGAAAGGCTCTGAAGCGGCTCTATAGCTTTCGCAAAAACGATCCGGTCCCTATAAGTGGGAAAGACGCTCTTTTGGTAACTCAGATTGCGTTTTACGACGATCCGCAGCGTTTTGTCGAGCGGACGGAAGAACTATGCAGCGAGTTAGAAGAACGGGTAACCTCGGGCTACGGGGTTTTCAAGAACGGGGCGCCGCGTATTGTAATTGCAGGCAGTCCTCAAGCAATTCCTAATTGGAAACTTCACCACCTCATAGAGACCAGCGGCGCGGTAGTTGTATGTGAAGAAACTTGTACCGGAACTCGTTATTTTGAGCATTTAGTGCAGGAGGAAGGGGAGACGCTGGAAGAACTTTTGGTAAACCTGGCCAACCGTTATTTCCAAATCAATTGCGCCTGTTTTACGCCTAACCACGAACGGGTAGAGGATATTTTGCGTTTGGTGCATGAATATCGTGCCGATGGTGTTATCCACTATAACCTGTCCTTTTGCCAACCCTATAGCATCGAGGCGGCTAGGGTGGAGAAAGCTCTTAAAGCAAAGGGGATACCTTGCTTACGAATCGAAACTGATTATAGTGAAGAAGACATCGAACAGATTCGTACCCGGATAGAAGCTTTTTTAGAGGTGGTGAGGTAG
- a CDS encoding formate/nitrite transporter family protein: MEERLNIDLLSPEAVTAKAESLGVKKAKNTLRSTVMLGILAGTFIALAGEFYIIATFDARVGPSLAKLLGGLAFSLGLILVVIAGAELFTGNTLLIIAYMTRKISLGLLLRNWILVYFGNLLGSLFIVFLVYYSEQWRLGNLAFGITGMQIALAKVSNDFTTNLLRGILANMLVVLAIWLSYSGRSVTDKVLAIIFPITAFVASGFEHSIANMFFIPFGLVLKENEAVRQAFMAQTGISSLDNLTLESFLVNNLIPVTLGNIIGGGFLVGLVYWFVYLHKRV; the protein is encoded by the coding sequence ATGGAAGAAAGATTAAACATTGATCTGTTATCTCCCGAAGCTGTAACAGCCAAGGCCGAAAGTTTGGGTGTGAAAAAGGCTAAGAACACCCTGCGCAGTACAGTGATGTTGGGAATCCTTGCCGGGACTTTTATTGCCCTGGCCGGAGAATTCTATATCATAGCTACCTTTGACGCCAGGGTCGGGCCCAGCTTGGCCAAGCTGTTGGGTGGACTAGCTTTTTCTCTGGGGCTTATATTGGTGGTTATAGCGGGCGCCGAACTGTTTACCGGAAACACTCTGCTGATCATTGCCTACATGACCAGAAAGATTTCGCTGGGTCTGCTCCTCAGAAACTGGATTCTAGTCTATTTTGGCAACCTGCTGGGTAGTCTTTTTATCGTCTTTCTGGTCTACTATTCGGAACAGTGGCGTCTGGGTAACCTGGCCTTCGGTATAACCGGTATGCAAATAGCCCTGGCCAAGGTAAGCAATGATTTCACTACCAACCTGCTGCGCGGAATCCTGGCCAACATGCTGGTAGTGCTGGCCATATGGTTGAGCTACAGCGGAAGGAGTGTTACGGATAAAGTCTTGGCCATTATTTTCCCCATCACCGCTTTTGTGGCTTCCGGCTTCGAGCACAGCATTGCCAATATGTTTTTTATCCCTTTCGGTCTGGTATTGAAAGAAAACGAGGCCGTTCGCCAGGCCTTTATGGCGCAGACGGGAATTTCTTCCCTAGATAATCTAACGCTGGAATCTTTCCTGGTCAACAATTTAATACCGGTAACCCTAGGCAACATTATCGGCGGAGGCTTTCTGGTAGGACTGGTATACTGGTTTGTATATCTGCACAAACGAGTTTAA
- a CDS encoding ferritin-like domain-containing protein has product MYQPSGMYYYHYGYPPNYPMHGVFKNFQEFVNNLQKAIKDEAMAIEMYEQMLKMAPAEHKKHIRHALEDERKHYQMFTDLYQFLTGMKPMITVPPVHVECYEEAVEEAFQRELEAAELYRDMMLSTSDYQVRDIMFEAMTDEMEHATRFAFIYADLE; this is encoded by the coding sequence ATGTATCAACCATCAGGAATGTACTATTATCATTATGGCTATCCACCCAACTACCCTATGCACGGGGTTTTCAAAAACTTTCAGGAATTCGTGAACAACTTGCAAAAAGCTATCAAAGATGAAGCGATGGCCATCGAAATGTACGAACAAATGTTAAAAATGGCACCTGCTGAGCATAAGAAACATATCAGACATGCCTTGGAAGATGAAAGAAAACACTACCAAATGTTTACCGACCTGTATCAGTTCCTGACCGGGATGAAGCCTATGATTACCGTTCCGCCGGTTCACGTGGAATGCTATGAGGAGGCAGTGGAGGAGGCCTTCCAGAGAGAACTGGAGGCAGCCGAACTTTATCGGGATATGATGCTCTCTACCTCTGACTACCAAGTCCGGGACATTATGTTTGAAGCTATGACCGATGAAATGGAACACGCCACCCGCTTTGCTTTTATTTATGCCGACTTGGAGTAA